Below is a genomic region from Persicimonas caeni.
CGAGCGCGTGCGCGTGCTCGGCCCCACCCGGTCGAATAACCAGGTCGAGATCGCGCGCACCGACGAGTTCAAGCTGGGCATCGACGCGCCCGTGCGCGGCTCGGGCGACGTCGAGAACACCCCCGGCATCACCCTGCGCGGCCCCGAGGGCGAGGCCTCCCTCGAGAAGGGCCTCATCTGCGCGCTGCGCCACATCCACATGACCCCCGAGGACGCCAAGGCCTTCGGCGTCAACGACGGCGACTTCGTCGAGGTCGCCGTGCGGGGCGGCGAGCGCGACCTGACCTTCGGCGACGTGCTCATCCGCGTGTCCCCCAACTACAAGCTCGAGATGCACCTGGACACCGACGAGGGCAACGCCGCCCACCTGGGCCGCTCGGCCGAGGGCGTGCTCGTGTCCACCGAGGGCGAGGCGGCGATCCAGCGGCGCCGGACGCGTTTCGACTCGGCTGCCGAGTAGTGGCGTTTGTCCCGGGACTCCCTCCGGTCGCCCCGGGCTACCGAGGCCTTCGTTTCGCTTCGCTTCACTTCGGCGCGGCGCGGACTGCGCGCCTTAGACTGCTCCTTCGACACACCTCGCTCGGGCGGCCAAGGCGCCGCGCCGAGCGTTGTTTGCGAGGCCTCGGTAGCCTCAGGCGACCGGAGCGAAGCGAAGGGAGTCTGGGGAGAGGGCGCGTGTTTAGCTTCGAGATCGACTCGCACAACTGGCAACAAGGGAGGACGAGATGACGATCGGTAAGAAGCACTGGGCGATCGCCGAGGGGTATATCCCCGAGGGGAGCACCGGCCCCGAGCCCGAGATGCTCAGCCACGAGACCGCCTGCATCCTGAACACGACCGACCAGGACGCGCACGTCGAGTTGATGATCTACTTCAGCGACCGCGATCCGATCGGCCCCTACGAGATCACCGTGCTCGCCAAGCGCACCAAGCACGTGCGCTTCAATGACCTCGCCGAGCCCGAGAAGGTCCCCCGCGGCACCGACTACGCCAGCGTCTTCGAGTCGGACGTGCCCGTGGTCATCCAACACACCCGCCTCGATAGCCGCCAGGCCGAGTTGGGGCTGCTGTCCACGATGGCTTATTCGGAGTGAGTGGGGGAATCGGAGGACCCGGGACTCCCTTGCGGTCGCCCCGGGCTACCGAGGCCTTCGTTTCGCTTCGCTTCACTTCGGCGCGGCGCGGACTACGCGCCTAGGACTTCTCCTTCGACACGCCTCGTTCGGCACGTGTTTTGGAAGAATCTCTGGCCTTCCGAGCCGCTCGGCGCCGGTCTTGGAAAAATCTCTGGCCTTCCGAGCCGTTCGGCCCGTGTCTTGGAAAAATCTCTGGCCTTCCGAGCCGTTCGGCGTGTCAGCGAGAGAAATCTCTGGCCTTCCGAGCCGTTCGGCGTGTCAGCGAGAAAAATCTCTGGCCTTCCGAGCCGTTCGGCGCGTCAGCGAGAAAAATCTCTGGCCTTCCGAACGGCTCCGAACGTTTCCGAGAAGAGTCTCTGACCCTCCGAGCCGTTCCGATGGCGAGCGAGGCTGCAAATTGGCGTCCGGCGCCGATCAGAGTTGAGCCGCAAAGAGCCACACCACCAGAACAACGCCCGGAATCGCCCACACCCCGGCCACGAGGTCGTCGGCGATGACGGTGATGCCGTTGTCGCCCTCGTCGTCGAGGCGGCGAGCAGGCGGGGGTTTGGTGACGTCGAAGATGCGGAACAACACCAGACCGACGAGGGCGGCGAGCCAGCTGAGGTTCGAGAACCACACCAAGGTCGCCCACACGCCCACGACTTCGTCCATGACGATGCGTCGGCTGTCGTGCTCGCCCAGGGCCTTGCCAGCCCGGTCGGCCCACCACATCGACAGCAGCGTGACGACGACGAACGGCCCCACGCGCCAGCCCAGGGGCCAGGTGGACATCCACACGATCGCCGGGGTGAACAGCGCGGCGGCGTAGGTGCCCGGGCCGCCGGGGATGTGGCCGACGCCGAAGAAGGTCGAGAAGAACATCGACACCGGGGCCTGTCGCCAAGCTTGCCGCCAGGTCGGCTTAGGTTCGTCGGCAGGTTGCTCAGGCGACTCCATGCTCGGCCTCCTCTTCGGCGTTCTTGCCGGCGAGGCCGCCGAAGACGACGTACCGACTCAGGGGATAGGTCCACAAAATCCAGATCAAGCCTTTGGACGCACCCCAGCCCCAGCCGGCGCCGACGATCCCGGCGAGCCACTCGGTGAGCAGGCCGTGGCCGACGGCGGCCGAGCCGCTCATCGCAAAATAGGTCAGCGCCGACCAGCGCAGCGAGGCGTCGAAGCGGCGAAAGACCCAGAAGCGGCACATCGAGTAGTGGATCACGCCGCCGACCACCGCGGCCAGGCCCGCCGAGACGCCCACCGACAAGAGCCCCCAGGCGACGAGCGTGTGCACAAAGGCCGCGTAGACGAGCCCGTCCGAAGCCGTGGCCACAAAGCTCGCCACAGACGATCCCGATACGTCCATCAGATGTCTGCGCCAGGTGCTCACGACGCGCCTCTCCCTGCGTCTTTGAGGAGCACCAGATGCGACAGCAGGTTGACCACCAGAATCGTCCCCAGTCCAATGACGGCGATGGCGCCCAGCGAGAAGAGCCCCTCGTGGTGGGCCAGGAGCATCGCGCCGAAGCCGACCATGCTGGTGATGAAGGCGCCTGCGATGGCCGCGGCCGTGGTCAGCTGCGCGCTCAGGTCGTCGGGGTGCTCGCGAAGGTGCATGAGCACGTGGAACGAGGCGTCGATGCCCAGGCCCAGCCAGATGGGCAAGATGATGATGTTCAAGAAGTTCAGGTCGATGCCCAGCCAGCCGGCAAGCCCCAGCGCGCCGGTGAACGAGGCGACGAGGATGCCCATCTGCAGCAAGACCTCGCGCCGGCGCCGAAACGCCAGCACCGAGATCAACAGCAGCCCAGTCAGGGTCAGCCCGATCATCCAGGCGGCGTCGCGCTCGACGAGGCGCACGATATCGTACAGCAGGAGCGCCTCGCTGATGGCGTCGTAGCGCCCCGGCTCGTCGATGCCCGGCAGGTCGGCCAGCGCCCCGGCAAAGCGCGAGACCTGGTCGATCTCGGCCAGGTCGATCGCCGGAAAGACGAGCACGACCTGCTTGTCGTCGACCTTGCTGCGAAACGGCTCGCGCACGCCTACGGGGAGCTTGTCGGCGGTCAGAGGCCCGCGCTCGAGCAGTCCCTCGATCTCGTCGACGAAGCCGGCGAGCTCCTCGCTTCGCTTTTTGGCGGGCACGTCTCGGAGGTCGTCGAGCACCTCTTCGAGCAAGGCGAGTTTGTCGCTCTGGCGCCCGGGCAGGAGCGAATGCAGGGCGATGACCTTGTCGATGGTCTCGCCGCCGGGATCTTCGTCGCGGCGCCGCTCGAGCTCGGCGATGACCGCGTCGCTCTGCTCGGTCGAGTCGGTCAGCACCACCGTGGGCGTCTGCGACTGACCCAGGAGCTTGTTGATCTTTTGGTCGAGCTTCCACGACGCCGAGCTTCGGTTCTCCAGCGGGGCGAAGCTTCGCTCGAAGTCGAGCTGGGTGATGCCCACGCCGGCGGCGAGCACGAGCACGCCCAGCGCAATCGCCGCCGAGCGCGCCGCCCGCGGCAAGGTCTGAATGGCGTCGTGGCCGAGCCGACCGGACAGGTAGCGGGTCAGAAGCAGCGAGGCCGGCGCGCGAAACCGGCGGCCTTTGCGCTCGAACAAGTAGACCAGCGGCGGCATGAACAGCGCGTAGGCCAACAAGATCAGCGCGATGCCGCCCAGCGAGATGACCCCGAATTCGAAGAACGCCCGAAAGTCGGTCACGATGAGGCTGGCCAGGGCCACGGCCGTGGTAAACCCGCCGTAGAAGTTCGCCCGCCCGCTCGTCGCAAAGGTCTGGGCCAGGGCCTCGCCGGTGGGCAGGCTGTCGCGAAGCTCTTGGTAGCGAATGTAGAGGTGAATGCCGTAGTCGACCCCGATGCCCATGAGCACGGCGGCCAAAAACCCGGTCAAGATGTTGAGGCTGCCGAAGGTCAGCTGCGCCCAAGCCATCGACCAGATCGTGCCGGCGACCAGCGGCAAGCCGACCACAACCATGCCCGAGGGGCTTCGAAGCAACAGCAACAAGACGAGCGCCAGAAGTGTCAGCGCCACGCTCGTGGCCACGCCGAGGTCGCTCTGGAGCACGTTCTGCAGGTCGACGCGCTTCTGGTAGCGCCCGGTCAGGCCGAACTCGACGCCGTCGAGCGCCCCGACCTTGGCGGCGACGCTGTCGCGCACGCGGCTCGTCAGCGAGCGGGTGCGCTCGAGATCGGTCGAGGGAAACGACGGGTAGACGAAGAGCGCGAGCGTGGTGCCCTCTTCGCCCACGTAATACGACGACTGGTCGAGGTCGCCGTACCTGTCGGTCAGGTCCGAAAAGTCGACCTCGGGCGGGTCGTCGTCGCCCAGCGAGACGAAGAGCGGGTTGGCCCGCTTTTTCTCCCAGCGGATGCGCTTGTCGAGGCGTGCTTTAGCTTCTTCGAGGTCGGCGTAACCGGCGTAGAGCAGCCGAAAATTCTTGAAGAAACCGACCGGCTTTTTGACCTCCACGCGGCGCACGCCGTCGAGCCGCCCGAGGTCGTCTTCGAGATCATCTGCGAGCGCCTCGAGGGTCGGCCGGTCCGCCCCGTCGAGCACGACGCTCAGCCTACCGATCTGGCCGCCGTAGACACGCTCGAGCTCGTCGAGCCCGCGCACGCTGGGGGCGTTCTCGGGCAGCAAACGCGTCAGGTTCGAGTCGAGCGTGAGCTTGGAGGCAAGCCCACCGGCCGCCGCGGTCAACACCATCAGAGCGGCGAGGACGACGAAGAGACGGCGGCGGCAAAATTCGATGAAGGCGTGCATCTTGAGACTCAATCTTGCGAATCGGGGCGGACGCTCAGGAGGAGGCTTCGGCCATGGAAGAAGAGCCCGACGGGCGGCCGGCGTTGTCGGGCGCGGCCGGGTCCGTCTGGGAGAGCGCGCGCATGATCCACAGCGCGCGCTGGCCGGCGGTGATCGTAGAGAGCGCCGCCAGCAAGCCTATGCCGGTAAGCACGACTTGCATCTGGGAGACGCCTCCCGGGCCGAACGCGGCGATCAGGGGGGCGAGCAAGAGGGTGAAGAAGAGCACGAGCAGCCGCTCGGGGCGCTGCATCAGGCCGACCTTGCAGTCGACGCCCAACCCCTCGCCGCGGCCGCGGGCGTAGCTGATCATGTACGAGGCGACCAGCCCCCACAGGCTCAGAAAAAAGAGCAGATTCTCGCGGCCATAGTAGGCCAACCCGGCGAAGACGACGCCTTCGGAGATGCGATCACAAAACGAGTCGAAGAAGGCCCCGACGCTCGACTGCATGTCGAGCGAGCGGGCCAGCAGCCCGTCGATCAGGTCGCAGGCCATCGCCGCGAAGAGCACCCAGGCCGCGCTCATGAGGTGACCGGTGGCGATCAGACCGGCGGCGGCCGTCGACAGCACCACCGAAAAGGCGGTGACGTGGTTGGGCCGCAGCCCCAGGCGGTCGAGCGGAGCGACAAACGACTCGCTCAGCCAGTAGGCGTACCGAATGAGCACCTGGGGAAGCAGCACAGAGCCGGTCTTGCGGCTCGCCTTCTGCTCGAATTTCGGTTGGCGAATCAAAAAGACGGCCAGCGCCAGGAGCAGGATTCCGAGAATCGCCAGTCCGGGCGCCAACGCCATCCAAACATTTGTAGAACCATCCATGGTGTTCATCGACTCAGGTGGATCAACCGCGCTCTTTGAGGGCGTAGAGCGTATCGAAGAGCAGGTCGCGCTGGGCGAACAAGTCGTGCACGGGCACTTCGCCGGCGACCGGCTGCGGGCTCTTGAAGTAGAAGCTCAGCCAATCCTGCACCCCGCCCATGCCGGCGCGGCTGGCCAGGTCGCCGAACAGCGCCAGGTCGAGCACCACCGGGGCGGCCAGAATGGAGTCGCGGCACAAGAAGTTGACCTTGATCTGCATCGGGTAATCCATCCACCCGAAGATATCGATATTGTCCCACCCCTCTTTGTTGTCGCCGCGCGGCGGGTAGTAATCGATGCGCACCTTGTGATCCATCTCCTCGTAGATCTCGGGGTAGGCATCCGCGTCGAGGATCGACTCGAGGACCGAAAGCTTCGACTGCTCCTTGGTCTTGAAGGAGCCGGGATCGTCGAGCACGGCGCCGTCGCGGTTGCCCAAGATATTGGTGGAGTACCAGCCGCTCACGCCCAGCATGCGCGCGGCGAAGCCCGGGGCGAGGATGGTCTTGATGAGCGTCTGGCCGGTCTTGAAGTCCTTGCCGGCGATAGGCACGCCCTCGCGCTCGGCCAGCTCGATGATCGCCGGGGTGTCGAGGGCGGTGTTCGGCGCGCCGTTGAGGAAGGGGACGCCCGCCTTGATGTGCGCATAGGCGTAGATCATCGTCGGGCTGATCGCCGGATCGCTCTCCAGCAGGCCCGCCTCGAAGGCCTCCAAGCTCGAGTGCACCGGGCCGAGGTTGACGTGCACCTCGGTCGAGGCGCACCACACGGACACGGCGCGGTCACAGCCGTTATCGGCCATGAAGCTCTCGATGTCGTCGATGAGCGCCTCGGCCAACTCCATCTTGTTGGCGCCCTCTTTGACGTTCGGGCCGCTCAGGTTGCGCACGTAATCTTGGTCGAAGACCGCGCTCATCGGGCGAATCGCCTCGAGTTCCTCGCGGATCGGATCCAGGTGGCGGTCTTCGAGCACGCCGGCATTCTTGGCCGCCGTGTAGCAGTCCTCGTCGAAGATGTCCCAGCCGCCGAAGACGATGTCGTCGAGGTGGGCCAGCGGCATGGCGTCGCGCAGTCGCGGCGCGTTCGGATCGTCACCCATGCGCGCGTACTGGGTCAGGCTTCCGATCGGCCGCGCCAGGCCTTTGCGCGCGGCCAAGACGCCTGCGATGACGGTGGTACCCACCGCGCCCAAACCGGGTAGGAGCACCGCGAGTTTTCCTTTGGCCGGCGCGACGGGATCGTTGTTCAACTTCTGCTTGTTCACAGCAACCTCTACATCAAAGTTCAAAAGCTATCTGAAGTCGTTCTTCTCAATGTTGATCAGGTGAATGTTGCTCAGGCATGTCGGCATCCCCCGCCCGGCCGCTTTACTTAACGCTCGTTAATCAGCGCCTCGAGCAAAGCAGCGGGATCATACGAACTCGCATCACCCGTGTCAATCTTAGTGGTGTGACACCACTGGGAGGCCCATCTTCGATGCAGCTGCTGCTGCTTTGGTTTCGTCGAACACGCGCAACACTCGCTTCCAAACGCAACAAGGGCACGGAGGAGCGCGAGTCGCGCTCCTCCGTGCCCTTGTTGGGAAAGTCCTACGGCTGTGCTCTACAGGTGCCTGCTCAGGTCATACGCGCCCGCTCACCGCCATACTCGGCGCGGCCCGAGCCGCGCAGGATAGCCGCAGCCCCGGTGTCGACCGGCATGCGGGACTTGGGCAGCTCGAAGACCTCGCCGCCCATCGAGATGACGAACTCGGCGAGCTCGTCGAGCACGTCGGTCTCGTCGGTGTGGTCACGCCCGTTCTCGCGCTCGACCTCGACAGTCCCCTCGTTGCGGTCGATGTTGCCCCAAACGCGCCGGCCCTCCTCGATGAGCAGGAAGCGCACCTGGCTCATCAAGGTGCGCTTGGCGATCTGCTGCAGGTCGGTCTCGGCCTTGCCGCGGCCGTACTCGCGCTCCCAGAGTTCCAAGACCTCGTCGATCTTCTTCTCGGACGCCTTCTTGGCCAACGGCCAAGTCTTCTCGTGGATCTTGGCCGGCTTGAGGTGGACCAAGCTCTCCTGGAGCCCCTCTTCGGCCAAATTGTCGAGTTTGCTCTCCTGGCGGAAGTGGCTGTACATGCGCCCCGGCGCAGCCAGAATCAGCGGCCCGGTGGCGTTGTGGAGCATCTCACGCAAGCCCTCGTCGACGATCTGGGCGTATTGGCGAAAGTAGCGCGGCTCGAGGTCGCGCTCGTCGCCCATGCCCACAAACGCGGGCTTGGAGCCCGACACGCCCGCAGGCGAGCCCTGCGCATTGGGCGCGCCGCCTTCGCGCTGGCGACTCTCGGCCGACGGGTGCGTCGGAAAGTCGGCCTGCAGCGCATCGTCCATGCTCGTGGGCGTATCTCCCAGGCTGATCTCCTCGATGCGATCCTCGCTTGCCTCGAACAGTTTGGTGTTCTTCTGGTCGAAAACCAGCACCCAGTAGCGCTGGGGCTCGAGCATCGTGCGCAGCATCGGACGCGTGTAGAACGTGTCGCTGACGATCGCCTCGTCGTCGACCTCGGTCTTGAGACGATAAACCCGCTCGATCTCGGGCGAGAAGAACGCGGCGACGCCTTTGGAGAGGCTCCCCCAGAAGGCGTCGTCGTCGAGCCAGTCGTCCATCATCTCGGCCACCGAGCGGAACTCCTCGTCGGGATAGCGCTCCTCGAGCATCTTCTTGGCTCGGTTGACCTGATCGCGAAACGCCAGCTTGTTGTTCTTGCCCTTATTGTTCTGACGATCGGCCTTGACGAAGATCGACACCGCCGGGCCTTTCTGTACGTCGAGCAACTCCTTGAATTGGTCTTTTCCGAAAAAGTCCATTCTTGCACTCCCTGTGTATTTGGATTTGCGCTTCGCGCCCCGATCACTCCTCCCTCAAACTTAATACGCACGCAGTCAAAACAACCTTACTTCCTTCTACTGCCTTGCTTTAGCCGCTCAGTTGCGGCACAATCGCCGCCAAGTAAGTACTCACTAACTTCACGCCTATCCTCTGCGGTCGAATCATGACACCTCGACTCCACATTGCCTCGGTCGTCGCCTTGGCCTCCGTGCTCGTCACCGGCCAAGCCTTTGCCAATGAAGACTTGCCCTACGAGCCTCCGTTCATCGAGCTGGGGCTGGGAGCCACCAATATCGAGACGACGCTCGGCAACGGCGGGCTGACCGCCGGCGTCTCCCAAGACGGAGATCTGACGATGATCTCGTGGCCGTCGCCGTCGTACTTCGACCACATGCACTATATGACCACCAATGCTCCGGACGCGCGTCAGCGCCCGCGCTTCGGCGCGCAGGAAGGCATGGGCGCTTTCGCCGGGTTGGCGTATACCGTGCAGGGCGACTCGACGGCGCAGGTGAGCTTTTTCCGCAGTGAGGACTGGCAGACGACCACCAAGTTCGTGGCCGAGGATGTCGGAGTCGTCGAGACGACTTTCGAGAACGCCACGCTGGGGATCACCGTGCGCCAGCTCGACCTGGTGCCCTACGAGCACGACGTGTTCATCCGCCGCTTTCTGGTCACCCGCGACTCGGCGAGCACTGTCGACACCGCCTCCATCCTCGCCTACTCGAACTTGTCGCCCAACCTGTCGAAGATCCCGCAGGTGCCGCTTCTCGACGCACTCATCGACCACAAGAACGACTATTTGGCCGTCTGGCAGGAGACTCAAAAGGCGGTGATGCACTTCCACCCGGGAGACACCGGCGTCGCCCAGAATCTGGGCGCGATCTTGCAGCCGCTCGACCGAGATTTCGGCGCGCTGGGTGAACTCCTCGAGAGCCAGACGCCCGACACCGCCCAGATCGACACCATCGCCGCCGACCTCGACAGCCACTACGCCGAAGGCGTCTACATCGCGGTCAGTTCGATGCCCGAGCCGGTCGAGTTCCAGATCGGTGAAGACACCACCGACTCTTGCGCGATGATCGACGAGCTCGCCGACAATATTCAGGTGCTGGGCGAGCGCTACCCCGACAAGAGCCTGCCGGCGCCGCCGCAGGTCGCCGACACCGTGCGCTGCAACGACTTCGACCCCCTCGAATACCCGCGCACCCAAAATGGCTGGACCTACACCGCCCAGGACGCGCTGGCCGACGCAGCCGACGGTGAACTGAGCGGCAACCGGCTGGCCGGCGGCCAGGTCAACGCCACCATCAAGTTTCCGCTGACCTTCGACGCCGGCGAGGCCGAGGCGACCCTCGTCTACGCCTTCGGCGCCACCGCCCAAGCGGCGAGCGACGAACTCGCCTGGGTGCGCAGCCAAGACATGCAGACGGTGCAGGACGACATCGCCCAGAAGGACAAGGCGTTCGTCGACGGGCTGTGGATCCCCGAAGAAATCACCGGCGAGATGCGCAAATTCGTCAAGCGCACCTTCTTGAACATGCGCGTGGGCACCGACCGAGAGACCGGCGCGATCGTCGCCTCGGTCAGCCGCCAGCCCAGCTACCAGCTCGACTGGCCGCGAGACGGCGCCTTCTTCAACATCGCCCTCGACTTGGCCGGCCAAAACGAGCTGGTGACCAAGCGCATGCGTTTTTACTCGGACACCATCCGAGACACCCCGGCCCGCCCCGTCGCCCTGCTCAATCAGCCGGTCCCCGGCTGGCCCGACGACCCGTCAGCGCGCGACTTCCCGGCCGATTCCTGGGAGATGAACTACTACGCCGACGGCATGACCGGCGGCAATATCCGCCTCGAGATCGACAACACCGCACTTTTGGTGTGGGCCTACGTCTACCACATCGGTCATCTGGAGGGTCAGGCGCGCGAGGACTACATCGAGCAGGAGTGGCCGACCATCAAACGCGCCGCCGACTGGCTGCACTCCTGGCGAGACCCGGAGACCGGGCTGAACTGGTACGCCAACGAAGACGACCACGCCGTCTACACGCAGGGGCTGCAGGGCTCCTCGACGACCTACGGCGCCCTGGTCTCGGCCGCACGCGTGGCCAAGTATCGCGGCGAGGACGACCTGGCCGACAAGTGGCTGCACCGCGCAGGCGAGCTCAAGG
It encodes:
- a CDS encoding sensory rhodopsin transducer, translating into MTIGKKHWAIAEGYIPEGSTGPEPEMLSHETACILNTTDQDAHVELMIYFSDRDPIGPYEITVLAKRTKHVRFNDLAEPEKVPRGTDYASVFESDVPVVIQHTRLDSRQAELGLLSTMAYSE
- a CDS encoding phosphatidylglycerophosphatase A family protein, with the translated sequence MESPEQPADEPKPTWRQAWRQAPVSMFFSTFFGVGHIPGGPGTYAAALFTPAIVWMSTWPLGWRVGPFVVVTLLSMWWADRAGKALGEHDSRRIVMDEVVGVWATLVWFSNLSWLAALVGLVLFRIFDVTKPPPARRLDDEGDNGITVIADDLVAGVWAIPGVVLVVWLFAAQL
- a CDS encoding GtrA family protein, with translation MDVSGSSVASFVATASDGLVYAAFVHTLVAWGLLSVGVSAGLAAVVGGVIHYSMCRFWVFRRFDASLRWSALTYFAMSGSAAVGHGLLTEWLAGIVGAGWGWGASKGLIWILWTYPLSRYVVFGGLAGKNAEEEAEHGVA
- a CDS encoding efflux RND transporter permease subunit — encoded protein: MHAFIEFCRRRLFVVLAALMVLTAAAGGLASKLTLDSNLTRLLPENAPSVRGLDELERVYGGQIGRLSVVLDGADRPTLEALADDLEDDLGRLDGVRRVEVKKPVGFFKNFRLLYAGYADLEEAKARLDKRIRWEKKRANPLFVSLGDDDPPEVDFSDLTDRYGDLDQSSYYVGEEGTTLALFVYPSFPSTDLERTRSLTSRVRDSVAAKVGALDGVEFGLTGRYQKRVDLQNVLQSDLGVATSVALTLLALVLLLLLRSPSGMVVVGLPLVAGTIWSMAWAQLTFGSLNILTGFLAAVLMGIGVDYGIHLYIRYQELRDSLPTGEALAQTFATSGRANFYGGFTTAVALASLIVTDFRAFFEFGVISLGGIALILLAYALFMPPLVYLFERKGRRFRAPASLLLTRYLSGRLGHDAIQTLPRAARSAAIALGVLVLAAGVGITQLDFERSFAPLENRSSASWKLDQKINKLLGQSQTPTVVLTDSTEQSDAVIAELERRRDEDPGGETIDKVIALHSLLPGRQSDKLALLEEVLDDLRDVPAKKRSEELAGFVDEIEGLLERGPLTADKLPVGVREPFRSKVDDKQVVLVFPAIDLAEIDQVSRFAGALADLPGIDEPGRYDAISEALLLYDIVRLVERDAAWMIGLTLTGLLLISVLAFRRRREVLLQMGILVASFTGALGLAGWLGIDLNFLNIIILPIWLGLGIDASFHVLMHLREHPDDLSAQLTTAAAIAGAFITSMVGFGAMLLAHHEGLFSLGAIAVIGLGTILVVNLLSHLVLLKDAGRGAS
- a CDS encoding CDP-alcohol phosphatidyltransferase family protein, translating into MDGSTNVWMALAPGLAILGILLLALAVFLIRQPKFEQKASRKTGSVLLPQVLIRYAYWLSESFVAPLDRLGLRPNHVTAFSVVLSTAAAGLIATGHLMSAAWVLFAAMACDLIDGLLARSLDMQSSVGAFFDSFCDRISEGVVFAGLAYYGRENLLFFLSLWGLVASYMISYARGRGEGLGVDCKVGLMQRPERLLVLFFTLLLAPLIAAFGPGGVSQMQVVLTGIGLLAALSTITAGQRALWIMRALSQTDPAAPDNAGRPSGSSSMAEASS
- a CDS encoding inositol-3-phosphate synthase, giving the protein MNKQKLNNDPVAPAKGKLAVLLPGLGAVGTTVIAGVLAARKGLARPIGSLTQYARMGDDPNAPRLRDAMPLAHLDDIVFGGWDIFDEDCYTAAKNAGVLEDRHLDPIREELEAIRPMSAVFDQDYVRNLSGPNVKEGANKMELAEALIDDIESFMADNGCDRAVSVWCASTEVHVNLGPVHSSLEAFEAGLLESDPAISPTMIYAYAHIKAGVPFLNGAPNTALDTPAIIELAEREGVPIAGKDFKTGQTLIKTILAPGFAARMLGVSGWYSTNILGNRDGAVLDDPGSFKTKEQSKLSVLESILDADAYPEIYEEMDHKVRIDYYPPRGDNKEGWDNIDIFGWMDYPMQIKVNFLCRDSILAAPVVLDLALFGDLASRAGMGGVQDWLSFYFKSPQPVAGEVPVHDLFAQRDLLFDTLYALKERG
- a CDS encoding baeRF3 domain-containing protein; protein product: MDFFGKDQFKELLDVQKGPAVSIFVKADRQNNKGKNNKLAFRDQVNRAKKMLEERYPDEEFRSVAEMMDDWLDDDAFWGSLSKGVAAFFSPEIERVYRLKTEVDDEAIVSDTFYTRPMLRTMLEPQRYWVLVFDQKNTKLFEASEDRIEEISLGDTPTSMDDALQADFPTHPSAESRQREGGAPNAQGSPAGVSGSKPAFVGMGDERDLEPRYFRQYAQIVDEGLREMLHNATGPLILAAPGRMYSHFRQESKLDNLAEEGLQESLVHLKPAKIHEKTWPLAKKASEKKIDEVLELWEREYGRGKAETDLQQIAKRTLMSQVRFLLIEEGRRVWGNIDRNEGTVEVERENGRDHTDETDVLDELAEFVISMGGEVFELPKSRMPVDTGAAAILRGSGRAEYGGERARMT
- a CDS encoding MYXO-CTERM sorting domain-containing protein, which produces MTPRLHIASVVALASVLVTGQAFANEDLPYEPPFIELGLGATNIETTLGNGGLTAGVSQDGDLTMISWPSPSYFDHMHYMTTNAPDARQRPRFGAQEGMGAFAGLAYTVQGDSTAQVSFFRSEDWQTTTKFVAEDVGVVETTFENATLGITVRQLDLVPYEHDVFIRRFLVTRDSASTVDTASILAYSNLSPNLSKIPQVPLLDALIDHKNDYLAVWQETQKAVMHFHPGDTGVAQNLGAILQPLDRDFGALGELLESQTPDTAQIDTIAADLDSHYAEGVYIAVSSMPEPVEFQIGEDTTDSCAMIDELADNIQVLGERYPDKSLPAPPQVADTVRCNDFDPLEYPRTQNGWTYTAQDALADAADGELSGNRLAGGQVNATIKFPLTFDAGEAEATLVYAFGATAQAASDELAWVRSQDMQTVQDDIAQKDKAFVDGLWIPEEITGEMRKFVKRTFLNMRVGTDRETGAIVASVSRQPSYQLDWPRDGAFFNIALDLAGQNELVTKRMRFYSDTIRDTPARPVALLNQPVPGWPDDPSARDFPADSWEMNYYADGMTGGNIRLEIDNTALLVWAYVYHIGHLEGQAREDYIEQEWPTIKRAADWLHSWRDPETGLNWYANEDDHAVYTQGLQGSSTTYGALVSAARVAKYRGEDDLADKWLHRAGELKAATIKYMHVPGEGFRGHPDPDEPGGGSPHWLIWPTHMFPHGDERVAPQISSGLDKHLADVSGETPGGQYPTKVAISAALALPEGEERDKALEIATKLATEIANPHTYTIGEHYSAIDSDGDGEWDDGWVNGVSTPHLWSMALVYLTAVAYHHPDKFDAYDAVLPQVTVPEVEPPGGSGGEDAGGDVGADVGGDVGADAGEVVPSVQDDPDPDGCGCGSTGEGVPGGVLMVLVGALGVVVRRRLV